The following proteins come from a genomic window of Terriglobales bacterium:
- a CDS encoding arginine deiminase-related protein: protein MKNPFMENAAPVDKELAKQQWEGVRSAFAGAGFTLETIAPVPGLEDMVFSNNQVFVGTHKSLGPFIVPSRMRYPSRQREVPYYTDWFRARGYRVIELNYGDDYLEGHGDLLWDPDFSRVWAGYGVRSTRGGVEKFKSALAELGIEVVPLELSDPRFYHLDTCLAPLAPGSILIYPGAFTPPALEAIRRNALRVHEVSLQEALRFVCNGVSAHERFITPELTPGLQVALEKEGLTAIRVPTSEFEKSGGSVCCLKLFLE from the coding sequence GTGAAGAATCCCTTCATGGAGAACGCTGCTCCGGTGGACAAAGAGTTGGCAAAACAGCAATGGGAGGGAGTACGTAGCGCGTTTGCCGGCGCCGGCTTCACGCTCGAAACCATTGCGCCGGTTCCTGGCCTGGAGGATATGGTCTTTTCCAATAACCAGGTATTCGTAGGGACCCACAAGTCGCTCGGTCCGTTCATTGTGCCCAGCCGCATGCGATATCCCTCGCGCCAACGCGAAGTGCCGTACTACACCGATTGGTTCCGGGCTCGGGGCTACCGCGTGATCGAACTCAATTACGGTGACGACTACCTCGAGGGCCATGGTGACCTTCTCTGGGATCCCGACTTCTCACGCGTCTGGGCCGGCTACGGCGTCCGCTCCACGCGCGGTGGTGTGGAAAAGTTCAAGTCAGCCCTGGCCGAGTTGGGCATCGAGGTCGTCCCGCTCGAGCTCTCCGACCCACGCTTCTACCACCTTGATACGTGCCTGGCTCCCCTGGCGCCCGGCTCCATCCTTATCTACCCGGGAGCATTCACACCGCCGGCCCTGGAGGCAATCCGCCGAAACGCGTTGAGGGTACACGAGGTTAGCCTGCAAGAAGCCTTGCGGTTTGTTTGTAATGGAGTATCTGCTCACGAGCGATTTATTACCCCGGAGTTAACTCCGGGTCTTCAGGTAGCCCTTGAGAAAGAAGGGCTTACGGCAATACGCGTGCCTACCTCCGAGTTCGAAAAGTCAGGTGGGAGCGTGTGCTGCCTTAAACTGTTTTTAGAATGA
- the rho gene encoding transcription termination factor Rho, whose protein sequence is MTIAELKEKNIQELSQIARGLELPGAGGLRKQDLIFKILQAQSEKEGHIFAEGVLEILPDGYGFLRSPDYNYLPGPDDIYVSPSQIRKFDLRTGDTISGQVRPPHEGEKYFALVKIEAVNFESPEEARNKVLFDNLTPLYPQQRVKLETAKDNICARVMDLLTPIGKGQRGLIVSPPRAGKTMLLQNIANSITSNHPEVVLIVLLIDERPEEVTDMQRSVKGEVISSTFDEPAARHVQVAEMVIEKAKRLVEHRKDVVILLDSITRLARAYNTVVPPSGKILSGGVDSNALQRPKRFFGSARNIEEGGSLTIVATALVDTGSRMDDVIFEEFKGTGNMEIILERKLVDRRVFPAIDIQRSGTRKEELLIAKDDLARIWVLRKVLNPLSPVEAMELLIDKLGKTKANSEFLGNMAAL, encoded by the coding sequence ATGACCATTGCTGAACTGAAAGAAAAGAACATCCAGGAACTCAGCCAGATTGCGCGCGGCCTGGAGCTTCCCGGCGCCGGCGGCCTGCGCAAGCAGGACCTGATCTTCAAAATCCTGCAAGCGCAGAGCGAGAAAGAAGGGCATATCTTCGCCGAGGGAGTGTTGGAAATCCTGCCCGACGGCTACGGATTCCTGCGTTCGCCCGACTACAACTACCTGCCCGGCCCCGACGACATCTACGTCTCGCCGTCGCAGATCCGCAAGTTCGACCTGCGCACCGGCGACACCATCAGCGGCCAGGTGCGCCCACCCCACGAGGGCGAGAAATACTTCGCACTGGTGAAGATCGAAGCGGTGAACTTCGAGTCGCCGGAGGAAGCCCGCAACAAGGTCCTGTTCGACAACCTGACGCCACTCTATCCGCAACAGCGCGTGAAGCTGGAGACGGCGAAAGACAACATCTGCGCGCGAGTGATGGATCTGCTCACGCCTATCGGCAAGGGGCAGCGCGGGCTCATCGTTTCGCCGCCCCGCGCCGGCAAGACCATGCTGCTGCAGAACATCGCCAACTCCATCACGTCGAATCATCCCGAGGTCGTTTTGATCGTGCTGCTCATCGACGAGCGCCCTGAAGAAGTCACCGATATGCAACGGTCGGTGAAGGGCGAGGTCATCTCCTCTACCTTCGATGAGCCGGCCGCCCGCCACGTGCAGGTGGCCGAGATGGTCATCGAAAAGGCCAAGCGGCTGGTCGAGCACAGGAAAGACGTGGTCATCCTGCTCGATTCCATCACCCGCCTGGCGCGCGCCTACAACACAGTGGTGCCGCCATCGGGAAAGATCCTGTCGGGCGGCGTGGACTCCAACGCCCTGCAACGCCCCAAGCGCTTCTTCGGCTCGGCGCGCAACATCGAAGAGGGAGGCTCACTCACGATCGTGGCCACGGCCCTGGTCGACACCGGCTCGCGCATGGACGACGTGATTTTCGAAGAGTTCAAGGGCACGGGCAACATGGAGATTATTCTGGAGCGGAAGCTGGTGGACCGGCGTGTGTTTCCGGCTATCGACATCCAGCGTTCCGGCACCCGGAAGGAAGAGCTGCTCATCGCCAAGGACGACCTGGCGCGCATCTGGGTGCTGCGCAAGGTGCTGAACCCGCTCTCGCCCGTGGAGGCCATGGAATTGCTCATCGACAAGCTGGGCAAGACCAAGGCCAATAGCGAATTCCTGGGTAACATGGCAGCGCTGTGA
- a CDS encoding MFS transporter: MPYSSQQVRILLVLTLLNFVNYIDRQIVFPLFGPIKDEFLLSDQQLGLLGTVFTLVHAPLNVLLGYAADRVSRPRIMTLGVLFWSGATFLSGLAGSFRSLLAARALVGVGEAAYGPAGTAMLTGAFPPEMRARVQGFFNVGMFIGGAAGLAVGGLIADRMGWRPAFFLVGLPGLVLAAAMYRVPEVPRPPRAETVPLRHLLRVPAYVTLLVSGWFVTFAAQAYVTWGTEFVRRDKGFTLSQAGVSLGTIVVVAGVLGVMTGAWLADRFARIWPWGRVAVVLAGFLLATPLVLGGLHAEDKVMFLGLFFAATFFMSWYHGPVIAIIHDLVPERAHATAVGVTYFLVNFSAPALAPWVVGLIADRYGLLAGMHAAVGAQLIGGLLYLLVIHFIRRDGLRHPVLAGYHAASPAIPSTGNVQ; encoded by the coding sequence ATTCTGCTGGTTCTCACGCTGCTGAACTTCGTCAACTACATCGACCGGCAGATCGTCTTCCCGCTCTTCGGACCCATCAAAGATGAATTCCTGCTCAGCGACCAGCAGTTGGGACTGCTGGGCACCGTCTTCACTCTGGTGCACGCGCCCCTCAACGTACTGTTGGGATATGCCGCGGACCGCGTCTCGCGCCCCCGCATCATGACCCTGGGCGTGCTGTTCTGGAGCGGGGCCACCTTCCTGAGCGGCCTGGCGGGATCGTTCCGTTCCTTGCTGGCGGCACGCGCTCTGGTGGGGGTGGGCGAGGCCGCCTATGGTCCCGCCGGAACCGCTATGCTCACAGGAGCGTTCCCGCCGGAAATGCGGGCCCGCGTGCAGGGGTTTTTCAACGTGGGAATGTTCATCGGCGGCGCGGCCGGACTGGCAGTGGGCGGACTGATCGCCGACCGCATGGGCTGGCGGCCGGCGTTCTTCCTGGTGGGCTTGCCCGGGCTGGTGTTGGCCGCAGCCATGTATCGCGTGCCGGAAGTCCCGCGGCCGCCGCGCGCCGAGACCGTTCCCTTGCGACATCTGTTGCGCGTACCGGCCTACGTCACCTTGTTGGTGAGCGGCTGGTTCGTCACCTTTGCCGCCCAAGCCTATGTCACCTGGGGTACGGAATTCGTTCGCCGGGACAAAGGATTCACCTTGAGTCAGGCGGGCGTGAGCTTGGGCACCATCGTGGTGGTGGCTGGAGTGCTCGGTGTAATGACCGGCGCCTGGCTCGCGGATCGCTTTGCGCGAATCTGGCCGTGGGGCCGCGTGGCGGTCGTCTTGGCCGGTTTCCTGTTGGCCACGCCGCTGGTTCTGGGCGGGTTGCACGCCGAGGACAAAGTGATGTTTCTCGGCCTGTTCTTCGCGGCTACATTCTTTATGAGCTGGTATCACGGACCGGTGATTGCCATCATCCACGACCTGGTACCGGAGCGCGCTCACGCCACCGCGGTCGGTGTGACCTACTTTCTGGTGAATTTTTCCGCGCCCGCACTGGCCCCCTGGGTGGTGGGCCTCATCGCAGACCGTTACGGGCTGCTGGCGGGCATGCATGCGGCCGTCGGCGCGCAACTCATCGGGGGCTTGCTCTATCTCTTGGTGATTCATTTCATCCGGCGGGACGGGCTGCGGCATCCGGTCTTGGCCGGCTATCACGCCGCGTCGCCAGCCATTCCGTCGACGGGGAATGTCCAATGA